One stretch of Juglans microcarpa x Juglans regia isolate MS1-56 chromosome 3D, Jm3101_v1.0, whole genome shotgun sequence DNA includes these proteins:
- the LOC121255923 gene encoding U-box domain-containing protein 11-like gives MAGGGVSGVVLLDLLRDVLTAGPAASGIADDDALLLFRKDCTDLIRRIALLTHLLEEIREFSGAGGLSPPLDASTSSSSPSSWLSDLVVALRATKHLLLLAGNFRSSSSSDGAARRISSQFQCVTWKLEKALSSIPYDHFGISEEVQEQVELVRSQLRRATERYGSSNSKMLSLALAQLLDEEIDQGQSVDRVIESLHIQKSGSIDDDIMTKVDAIPEGNGSKRRNVKLIHQKSERFRNSSDPSEGCPANNVEADGQDDLATKNLELIKKPDPVVIPEDFLCPISLELMRDPVIVATGQTYERAFIQRWIDSGNATCPKTQQKLENFTLTPNYVLRSLITQWCIDNNIEQPTGLTNGRIKKSDGSFRDVSGDIAAIQALVRKLSSQSTEDRRAAAAEIRSLSKRSTDNRVLIAESGAIPILVNLLTAEDVLTQENAVTSILNLSIFENNKGLIMLAGAVPSIVQVLRNGSMEAKENAAATLFSLALADENKIIIGASGAIPALVELLQTGSTRGKKDAATALFNLCIYQGNKGRAVRVGIIAALLKMLTDSSICMVDEALTIMSVLASHQEAKVAIVKASSIPVLIDLLRTGLPRNKENAAAILLALCKRDTDNLACISRLGAVIPLTEVAKSGTERAKRKATSLLENLRKLQQI, from the exons ATGGCCGGCGGCGGGGTCTCCGGCGTCGTACTCCTCGATCTCTTGCGTGACGTCTTAACTGCTGGGCCCGCCGCCTCCGGCATTGCAGACGACGATGCGTTGTTACTGTTCAGGAAAGACTGTACCGATCTGATCCGTCGGATCGCGTTGCTCACGCATTTGCTCGAGGAGATCAGGGAATTCAGTGGAGCCGGCGGCCTTTCTCCGCCGTTGGATGCGTcgacttcttcttcctcccccTCTTCGTGGTTGTCAGATCTGGTGGTGGCTCTCCGGGCCACCAAGCACCTTTTGTTGCTTGCTGGAAACTTCCGCTCCAGTAGCTCTTCC GATGGAGCTGCCAGGAGAATTTCCTCCCAATTTCAATGTGTGACATGGAAATTGGAGAAGGCATTAAGCAGCATACCATATGATCATTTTGGCATCTCAGAGGAAGTTCAAGAACAG GTGGAACTGGTGAGATCACAGCTGAGAAGAGCCACAGAAAGATACGGatcttcaaattccaaaatgTTATCTCTGGCCTTAGCCCAGCTACTGGATGAAGAAATTGATCAGGGGCAATCAGTTGACAGGGTGATTGAAAGTTTACATATTCAGAAGAGTGGTAGTATTGATGATGACATTATGACAAAGGTAGATGCTATTCCTGAAGGTAATGGTTCCAAAAGACGTAACGTGAAACTGATACATCAGAAATCTGAAAGGTTCAGAAACTCTTCTGATCCATCTGAGGGCTGTCCAGCAAATAACGTTGAAGCTGATGGACAGGACGATTTGGCTACCAAAAATTTAGAGCTTATCAAGAAACCTGATCCAGTTGTAATTCCTGAAGATTTTCTTTGCCCTATATCTTTGGAACTCATGAGGGATCCAGTTATTGTGGCTACCGGACAG ACATATGAGAGAGCTTTCATACAGAGATGGATAGATTCTGGGAATGCAACATGTCCAAAAACTCAGCAGAAGCTTGAAAATTTTACACTTACTCCTAATTATGTTCTGAGAAGTTTAATAACTCAGTGGTGTATTGACAACAATATTGAGCAGCCAACCGGACTAACAAATGGGAGGATTAAAAAGAGTGATGGATCATTTCGTGATGTTAGTGGGGACATAGCAGCCATTCAAGCTCTAGTCCGCAAGCTCTCTAGCCAGTCCACTGAGGACCGTAGAGCTGCTGCAGCTGAAATAAGATCACTATCCAAAAGAAGCACAGATAACAGAGTACTAATTGCAGAATCTGGAGCCATTCCAATCCTGGTCAACCTTTTAACAGCAGAAGATGTGTTAACACAAGAAAATGCAGTTACTTCCATTCTTAACCTCTctatatttgaaaacaataagGGTCTTATAATGCTCGCCGGAGCTGTTCCTTCAATTGTACAAGTCCTTCGAAACGGAAGCATGGAAGCAAAAGAGAATGCAGCAGCTACCCTTTTTAGCTTGGCTCTTGCAGATgagaacaaaataataataggtgCATCAGGTGCAATCCCAGCTTTGGTGGAATTGCTGCAAACCGGTAGCACTAGAGGGAAGAAGGACGCCGCAACAGCATTGTTCAATTTGTGCATTTACCAGGGGAACAAAGGCAGGGCCGTGAGGGTAGGAATCATCGCAGCATTATTGAAGATGCTTACAGATTCAAGCATTTGTATGGTTGACGAAGCTCTAACTATAATGTCAGTTCTTGCTAGCCACCAAGAGGCAAAGGTTGCTATTGTAAAGGCTAGCTCTATTCCCGTTTTGATAGATCTTTTGAGAACAGGTCTACCTCGCAACAAAGAAAATGCGGCTGCAATTTTGCTTGCCTTGTGCAAGAGAGATACTGACAATCTTGCCTGCATAAGTAGGCTTGGTGCTGTCATCCCCTTGACAGAGGTTGCTAAGAGTGGCACGGAGAGGGCCAAACGGAAGGCTACTTCATTGTTGGAGAATCTCCGAAAGTTACAACAGATCTAA
- the LOC121253883 gene encoding uncharacterized protein At1g66480-like, whose protein sequence is MGNSLGAKKTAKVIKINGETLKLKTPVQAGELVKDYPGHVLLDSEAVKHYGIRAKALEPHQLLEPRRLYFLVELPQPPKEKVPRRVRSEINMSAKDRLESLMLSRRSVSDLSIMKPTSIMLEESKEGSQNGAVRLRMRLPKAKVEKLMKESKDEAEAAEKIMNLCRASNSNNGGREVSPKGNEAEIMASKQKPRWEAHGHGRVGRNTMKGREKRVSFMPISEGEIQIAVASQ, encoded by the coding sequence ATGGGAAATAGCTTGGGAGCTAAGAAAACCGCAAAGGTCATTAAAATTAACGGTGAGACATTGAAGTTGAAGACACCGGTACAAGCTGGGGAACTTGTGAAAGACTACCCAGGTCATGTTTTGTTGGATTCCGAGGCTGTCAAGCATTATGGCATTCGAGCAAAGGCTTTGGAACCGCACCAGCTGCTGGAGCCAAGGAGGCTCTATTTCCTAGTAGAGTTGCCGCAGCCTCCAAAAGAGAAAGTTCCGAGAAGAGTTCGGTCGGAGATAAACATGAGCGCAAAGGATCGGTTGGAGAGCTTAATGCTGTCTCGAAGGTCGGTTTCTGACCTGTCCATCATGAAACCGACAAGCATTATGCTCGAGGAGTCCAAAGAAGGGTCACAGAATGGAGCAGTGCGGTTGAGAATGAGGCTTCCCAAAGCAAAAGTGGAGAAGTTGATGAAGGAAAGCAAAGACGAGGCAGAGGCAGCTGAGAAGATTATGAATCTTTGTAGGGCGAGCAACAGCAATAATGGTGGGCGTGAAGTTTCACCAAAGGGGAACGAGGCAGAGATCATGGCCTCGAAGCAGAAACCGCGTTGGGAAGCTCATGGCCATGGAAGAGTTGGAAGAAATACCATGAAAGGGCGTGAG